From one Peptoniphilaceae bacterium AMB_02 genomic stretch:
- the feoB gene encoding ferrous iron transport protein B, whose product MIEIGLIGNPNIGKTTLFNVLTGSNQKVGNWPGVTVDKKEGKFSYNNQDYKVVDLPGTYSLGAFSEDEVVSRNYILQGNPDVVIDVVDATNLERNLYLPTQILEMDVKVVIALNMMDEADAQKLKFDIEGLEEDLGVRVVPIVAAKKKGIKKLLETVVEVVNSDQKPVRINYGSLQGFIETLVEHFKDVKTSYPPYWLAIKYIEGDERIIAETKNLNKLKNNEEFHSLIKKLDIAKEHNELLIINSRYEHIHEIIVKRVSKPVTGIVSFSDRVDRIVTNKFLGVPIFAAIMLLVFQLTFVIGQNLLGGYIEKALDLLKDNVTVWFKNMNVSEFFTGLVNDGLIAGVGTVLTFIPIIGILFLLLGFLEDVGYMSRVAYVMDFWMKKLGLPGKAVISMIVGFGCNVPGVMATRTLESKNDRMISLLINPFMSCGAKIPVYVMFAGAFFPGNPALLLFALYFLGFVVAIIVAKIFSKTLFKGEASEFIMELPPYRAPIAENVLKNMWENLSAFVKRASTTITLIVIILYILANVPFGVEPYSINSALGGIGNFIKPVLAPIGNDTWQAAVGLAAGMPAKEGVVATLGMIYSGVQEGPELITSLKQHFTPLSAVAYMVMVLLYTPCVAVLGTVKKETKSIGWMLFMAIYTLIIAYIVAVIVYQLGLLLGFR is encoded by the coding sequence ATGATTGAAATAGGTTTAATCGGCAATCCCAATATCGGGAAAACTACATTATTCAATGTATTGACCGGTTCAAATCAAAAGGTTGGCAACTGGCCAGGGGTAACAGTTGACAAAAAAGAGGGTAAATTTAGTTATAATAACCAAGATTATAAAGTCGTGGACCTCCCAGGAACTTATAGCCTGGGAGCATTTTCAGAAGATGAAGTAGTATCTAGAAATTATATACTTCAGGGTAATCCCGATGTGGTAATAGATGTAGTCGATGCTACTAACCTTGAAAGAAATCTGTATCTTCCTACTCAAATCCTTGAAATGGATGTAAAAGTAGTTATAGCTTTGAATATGATGGATGAAGCAGATGCCCAAAAACTGAAGTTTGATATTGAAGGATTAGAGGAAGATCTTGGCGTAAGGGTAGTTCCAATAGTCGCAGCCAAGAAAAAAGGAATAAAAAAACTATTGGAAACAGTTGTTGAAGTTGTCAATAGTGACCAAAAACCGGTCAGGATTAACTACGGATCCCTACAAGGTTTTATAGAAACATTGGTCGAACACTTTAAGGATGTAAAAACATCGTATCCGCCATATTGGCTTGCCATAAAATATATCGAAGGCGATGAAAGAATTATAGCGGAAACGAAAAACCTCAATAAATTGAAAAACAATGAAGAGTTTCACTCTCTTATTAAAAAATTGGATATTGCAAAAGAGCATAATGAGTTATTGATAATCAATAGTAGATATGAGCATATTCATGAGATTATAGTTAAAAGAGTTTCAAAACCCGTAACCGGAATAGTCAGTTTTTCAGACAGAGTCGACAGAATAGTTACCAATAAATTCCTAGGCGTTCCAATCTTCGCAGCCATAATGTTACTCGTCTTTCAACTGACATTCGTCATAGGACAAAATCTATTGGGAGGTTATATAGAAAAAGCCCTTGACCTTTTAAAAGACAATGTTACAGTATGGTTTAAAAACATGAATGTATCAGAATTCTTCACGGGACTAGTAAATGATGGCTTGATTGCAGGAGTGGGTACGGTTCTTACCTTTATACCGATAATAGGAATACTCTTTCTACTCCTTGGATTCCTTGAAGATGTAGGATATATGTCCAGAGTTGCATATGTAATGGACTTTTGGATGAAAAAGCTAGGACTTCCAGGAAAAGCAGTTATCTCTATGATCGTAGGATTTGGCTGTAATGTCCCGGGAGTCATGGCAACGAGAACCCTTGAAAGTAAAAACGACAGAATGATTTCACTTCTCATAAATCCATTCATGTCATGTGGTGCAAAAATCCCTGTTTACGTTATGTTTGCAGGTGCATTTTTCCCGGGTAATCCGGCGCTCTTATTATTTGCACTATACTTTTTAGGATTTGTGGTGGCGATAATAGTAGCCAAAATATTCTCAAAAACACTATTCAAAGGCGAAGCATCGGAATTCATAATGGAACTTCCACCCTATAGAGCTCCAATTGCAGAGAATGTATTAAAGAATATGTGGGAAAACTTGTCAGCCTTTGTAAAACGTGCATCTACGACCATTACACTTATAGTTATTATCCTATATATTCTTGCCAATGTCCCATTTGGTGTAGAGCCTTATAGTATAAACTCTGCACTTGGAGGCATAGGAAACTTTATAAAACCGGTACTGGCTCCCATAGGAAATGATACTTGGCAAGCAGCTGTCGGACTCGCTGCAGGCATGCCGGCAAAAGAAGGTGTAGTTGCAACTTTGGGTATGATATACTCGGGAGTTCAGGAAGGTCCTGAGCTTATAACTTCACTTAAACAGCATTTTACGCCATTATCAGCAGTGGCTTACATGGTTATGGTACTACTTTACACACCATGCGTAGCAGTACTTGGCACAGTAAAAAAGGAAACAAAATCTATAGGATGGATGCTTTTCATGGCCATCTATACTCTTATTATCGCGTATATTGTGGCCGTCATAGTATATCAGCTGGGTCTATTACTGGGTTTTAGATAA
- a CDS encoding FeoA family protein produces the protein MDTKLTSVEEGKLCTIQYINAGQKATKRLFEMGLHTGALARVKKNDNMGPLILGIHGSNVAVGRKIADNIFVKVGE, from the coding sequence ATGGATACAAAACTTACTTCTGTAGAAGAAGGAAAACTTTGTACAATTCAATATATAAATGCTGGACAAAAGGCTACAAAAAGACTATTTGAAATGGGCTTACACACCGGTGCACTTGCCAGAGTAAAAAAGAACGACAATATGGGACCTCTTATTCTAGGTATTCATGGTTCAAATGTAGCAGTTGGGAGAAAAATCGCAGATAATATATTTGTAAAAGTAGGGGAATAA
- a CDS encoding SH3 domain-containing protein, with amino-acid sequence MKKLLVMCIMAAVVFTATGCKIADDIEYDRSEKLTFEVQEVKVDDLIAGRPELKKRSDELKELKKAEEEKNKENQKVEDNKKWTVTTGELNIRSEASLESEVIGEVAMGDVINEIETVVNEAGERWIKFKTGDGRDGFVNAAYLSKETDEAPIAVHRVVIPTLNVRLEPSDEAEILGELTYFNEFSVFEKVEDEQGRVWLKIQSSGSPDGFGYVLSDLTVEIEQ; translated from the coding sequence ATGAAAAAATTACTAGTGATGTGCATAATGGCTGCTGTGGTATTTACAGCTACCGGTTGCAAAATCGCAGATGATATAGAATACGATAGAAGTGAAAAATTAACTTTTGAGGTACAGGAGGTCAAGGTAGATGATTTAATTGCCGGAAGACCTGAGCTTAAAAAGCGTAGTGATGAATTAAAGGAGCTTAAAAAGGCTGAAGAAGAAAAGAACAAAGAGAATCAAAAAGTTGAAGATAATAAAAAGTGGACCGTCACTACAGGTGAGTTAAATATAAGGTCGGAAGCTTCTCTCGAATCAGAAGTAATAGGCGAAGTAGCCATGGGAGATGTTATTAACGAGATAGAAACCGTAGTTAATGAAGCAGGTGAGAGATGGATAAAGTTTAAAACCGGTGATGGACGTGACGGTTTTGTAAATGCTGCTTATCTGTCAAAAGAGACCGATGAAGCTCCAATCGCAGTTCACAGGGTTGTAATACCAACTTTAAATGTTAGATTAGAACCATCTGATGAAGCGGAAATACTTGGTGAATTGACGTATTTTAATGAATTTTCCGTTTTCGAAAAGGTGGAGGATGAGCAGGGAAGAGTATGGCTTAAGATTCAATCTTCAGGCTCACCGGATGGGTTCGGATATGTATTATCTGATCTTACCGTGGAAATAGAACAATAA
- a CDS encoding GntR family transcriptional regulator — MLKQDEIFEELRNRIVRLEYEPGKILNEVEIAEEFGVSRTPIRHAFQKLELHRLIQIVPRYGAQVPQIDFIRMKSLFELTTVLDPYAARLAVANATEEMIQELEEIVERLKKYDMSTEYKSAIVDDEKFHEIILEYSYNPWLQETLKNLHSHSERLWHYCNKFFETPEIFHETLEPIVEAIKNNDPDEAERTARIHIQQFVDRIKNTLL, encoded by the coding sequence GTGTTAAAACAGGATGAAATATTTGAAGAATTAAGGAACAGGATAGTTAGACTGGAATATGAACCTGGGAAGATACTTAATGAAGTTGAGATAGCCGAAGAGTTCGGGGTAAGTAGAACTCCAATACGTCATGCCTTTCAAAAACTTGAATTACACAGACTAATTCAAATAGTGCCTAGGTATGGTGCACAAGTTCCACAAATAGATTTCATAAGAATGAAAAGTCTATTTGAATTAACGACGGTTTTAGATCCGTATGCTGCCAGATTGGCAGTTGCAAATGCGACAGAAGAAATGATTCAAGAGCTTGAAGAGATAGTAGAAAGACTAAAGAAATACGATATGAGTACCGAATATAAATCAGCAATAGTGGATGACGAAAAGTTTCATGAGATTATTCTTGAGTATTCATATAATCCATGGTTACAGGAAACTCTCAAGAATCTACACTCACATTCTGAAAGACTCTGGCACTATTGCAATAAGTTTTTTGAAACACCTGAGATATTTCATGAAACACTTGAACCCATAGTAGAAGCTATCAAAAACAATGATCCTGATGAAGCGGAAAGAACTGCGAGGATACATATTCAGCAATTCGTAGATAGGATTAAAAATACCTTACTTTAA
- a CDS encoding GrdX family protein — protein sequence MKNITVTNNKTIKEHDGQLITISGEFRDVLIKVRDLVHAGHRLLVSPLPASIRMFYSPVRSIVLSEKSDSMDVNSANMIENAIAMYDKSMGERNIDYKNLKDYEILDRELLQSAFNELRGADL from the coding sequence ATGAAAAACATAACTGTCACAAATAATAAAACAATTAAAGAACATGATGGTCAACTGATAACGATTTCAGGAGAGTTTAGGGATGTTTTGATAAAAGTAAGGGATTTAGTACATGCAGGTCATAGACTTCTTGTATCTCCACTACCTGCAAGCATTAGAATGTTTTATTCGCCTGTACGCTCAATAGTACTTTCTGAAAAAAGTGATAGTATGGACGTCAATTCGGCAAATATGATTGAGAATGCAATTGCCATGTATGACAAGAGTATGGGTGAAAGAAATATAGATTACAAAAATCTAAAGGATTATGAAATACTGGATCGAGAGTTACTGCAATCGGCTTTTAATGAGCTTAGAGGTGCAGACTTATAA
- a CDS encoding glycine/sarcosine/betaine reductase component B subunit: MRLELRKVKITDIQFGDATRVENGVLFVNQDEIIEELLKIPNVKRVSLDMARPGEKVRIIPVKDVIEPRVKVEGKGKGFSGVTSDLVQLGDGVVKVLDGAAVVTIGDMVGFQEGVIDMWGEGAKWTAFSKTFNIVVDIGVDKGLDPHKHEEAVRIAGLRASEIIGEAGRDAEAQKTEVYEMGDLKEESEKYPDLPRVSYVEMLISQGLLHDGYIYGVNSQQILPTLIHPNEELDGAVISGNCVAACDKITTYQHQNNSVILDLYARHGKDLNFVGVILTPELTTLDGKFRTKDYTAKLVKMLGSDGVIISEEGYGNPDSDLVMISAECEKMGIKSVLITDECSGWDGMSQPLTDYAEEAIAVISTGNVSHVIEVEKADRVLGDIEAIANLAGGWAGAYNPEDGSLKCELNAVIGATSEIGYHNLTVELY, encoded by the coding sequence ATGAGACTAGAGCTAAGGAAGGTGAAAATCACAGACATTCAATTTGGAGACGCTACCAGAGTGGAAAACGGCGTTCTCTTTGTGAATCAAGATGAAATCATCGAAGAATTATTAAAGATTCCGAATGTCAAAAGGGTTTCGTTGGATATGGCCAGACCGGGTGAAAAGGTTAGGATAATTCCGGTGAAAGACGTTATCGAACCCAGAGTTAAAGTTGAAGGCAAGGGCAAGGGGTTCTCTGGAGTGACTTCAGACCTTGTACAACTTGGAGACGGTGTAGTTAAAGTTCTGGATGGTGCTGCAGTTGTTACCATCGGTGACATGGTAGGTTTCCAAGAGGGTGTAATCGATATGTGGGGCGAAGGTGCAAAATGGACTGCATTCTCAAAAACTTTTAATATAGTTGTTGATATCGGAGTAGATAAGGGCTTAGACCCTCATAAGCATGAGGAAGCAGTAAGAATTGCAGGTTTAAGAGCGTCAGAAATAATCGGTGAGGCAGGTAGAGATGCTGAAGCTCAAAAAACTGAAGTTTATGAGATGGGAGATCTTAAAGAAGAATCCGAAAAGTATCCTGATTTACCGAGGGTTTCATATGTAGAGATGCTTATATCTCAAGGACTTCTACATGATGGATATATATATGGAGTAAATTCACAGCAAATTCTACCTACTCTAATCCATCCAAACGAAGAATTAGACGGTGCAGTTATTAGCGGTAACTGTGTAGCTGCATGTGATAAGATAACTACTTATCAACATCAGAATAATTCTGTAATACTGGATCTCTATGCAAGACATGGTAAAGATTTGAATTTTGTGGGAGTAATTTTAACACCTGAACTTACGACTCTTGATGGTAAGTTCAGAACTAAGGATTATACTGCAAAACTTGTTAAAATGTTAGGTTCTGACGGGGTTATCATCTCTGAAGAAGGTTACGGAAACCCTGATTCAGATTTGGTTATGATTTCTGCTGAATGTGAGAAGATGGGTATCAAATCCGTGCTTATAACAGATGAATGTTCCGGATGGGACGGTATGAGCCAGCCGCTTACTGACTATGCTGAAGAAGCTATAGCTGTAATTTCAACCGGAAATGTATCCCATGTTATAGAAGTTGAAAAAGCTGACAGAGTTTTGGGAGATATTGAGGCAATTGCAAACTTGGCAGGCGGATGGGCAGGAGCATATAATCCTGAAGACGGCTCTCTAAAATGTGAACTTAATGCAGTTATCGGCGCTACATCAGAGATTGGATACCACAATCTTACTGTAGAGCTATATTAG
- a CDS encoding glycine/betaine/sarcosine/D-proline family reductase selenoprotein B translates to MADKKVIYYINQFFGQIGGEEMAHVAPEFREGVVGPSMGFEKELKDDVKVLGTIICGDNYFNENKDEAVKFLEAINEEHKPDLVVAGPAFNAGRYGMACAGVAEYFDSVGVPVVSGMYEENPGVEESKKHAYVVPTGNAATAMRKALPVMAAIANKVLNGEEVKPSVDGYFAQGKRLTVFSDKRGSDRAIEMLLKRLNNEEFVTELPMPEFDKVDPADAIKDLSNATIALVTSGGIVPNGNPDRIQSASAQKWGKYDVDAIDELKGTYYTVHGGYDPVYANEFPDRVAPLDELKRLEKEGVIGKVYKYFYTTTGTGTSVENSEKFGREIGKELKEAGVDGVLLTSTUGTCTRCGATMVKEIERYGIPIVHLATITTISESVGANRIVPTIAIPYPVGNPTLNTEDEKALRDEMVERAVNALATEITEATQFK, encoded by the coding sequence ATGGCTGATAAAAAAGTAATTTATTATATAAATCAGTTCTTCGGTCAAATCGGGGGAGAAGAAATGGCCCATGTTGCTCCTGAGTTCAGAGAGGGAGTAGTCGGACCTTCTATGGGATTTGAAAAAGAATTGAAAGATGATGTCAAAGTACTTGGAACCATTATTTGTGGAGACAATTACTTTAATGAAAATAAGGATGAAGCTGTTAAGTTTCTAGAAGCTATTAATGAAGAGCACAAACCGGATTTAGTAGTTGCAGGACCTGCATTTAATGCTGGTAGATATGGTATGGCTTGTGCTGGAGTTGCAGAGTATTTTGATTCTGTAGGTGTTCCTGTTGTTTCAGGTATGTACGAAGAAAACCCGGGTGTTGAGGAATCCAAAAAACATGCCTATGTAGTTCCAACCGGAAATGCTGCAACAGCTATGAGGAAAGCTCTACCTGTTATGGCTGCAATTGCCAACAAAGTCCTTAATGGTGAGGAAGTTAAGCCCTCAGTTGACGGATATTTCGCACAGGGAAAGAGACTGACTGTATTTTCGGATAAAAGAGGTTCGGATAGAGCGATTGAAATGCTTTTGAAAAGACTTAATAATGAGGAGTTTGTTACAGAGCTTCCAATGCCTGAGTTTGATAAGGTAGATCCGGCAGATGCTATCAAAGACTTATCTAATGCTACAATTGCGCTTGTCACTAGTGGCGGTATTGTACCAAACGGTAACCCGGATAGGATTCAATCTGCATCTGCTCAGAAATGGGGCAAGTACGATGTTGATGCCATAGATGAATTAAAAGGTACTTACTATACTGTACATGGTGGGTATGACCCTGTCTATGCAAATGAGTTTCCGGATAGAGTTGCACCACTGGATGAACTTAAGAGACTCGAAAAAGAAGGTGTCATAGGAAAGGTTTATAAATACTTCTATACGACAACAGGTACCGGAACATCAGTAGAAAATTCTGAAAAATTCGGTAGAGAAATCGGGAAAGAACTTAAGGAAGCCGGAGTGGACGGTGTACTTTTAACTTCAACCTGAGGTACTTGTACACGTTGCGGAGCAACAATGGTTAAAGAAATAGAAAGATATGGGATTCCTATAGTACATTTGGCTACTATAACTACAATATCCGAATCAGTCGGTGCAAATAGAATTGTTCCAACTATTGCGATTCCATATCCAGTCGGAAATCCGACACTTAATACTGAAGATGAAAAAGCACTTAGAGATGAAATGGTAGAAAGAGCGGTAAACGCATTAGCTACCGAAATAACTGAGGCAACCCAATTCAAATAA
- a CDS encoding sodium-dependent transporter, with product MEKNRESWGSRFAFIMAAAGFAIGLGNMWRFPYLVGTQGGGAFVLIYLVICLLIGIPLFTMEITLGRLAQASPVVGMRKLTKKGSPWVSFGWFGVIAAFFILTYYIQIMGWLAAYVVKMITGALSGLPAGGYEQAFTDFTTNPMQLGIFTIICTLIIGFISARGIKEGIEKACNILMPALFIMLLILVVRSITLPGAMEGVKWYMNLDFSKITGQTFLLALGQAFFSIGIASGGGFIYGSYLERDTNIPGDALLVVAADTSAAILAGFVMFPAIFALGLEPGQGSKLLFVTMSNLFDKLPGGVFFGTIFFLLVFFAALLSAIGYFEPILTTIVDIFGIERKKATWVGLAAIFVVGFPTIMAHGPWANITILGKNFFDFADFLSGNILMPLGAIVLSLYTAFIWKFNRFKEDANVGAGSYRVMAWWKPLVMFLIPIVLIIIFVRGVFF from the coding sequence ATGGAAAAAAATAGAGAATCTTGGGGTAGTCGTTTTGCATTTATAATGGCAGCTGCGGGTTTCGCAATTGGTTTAGGTAATATGTGGAGGTTCCCTTATTTAGTAGGAACCCAGGGTGGTGGAGCTTTTGTACTTATATATTTGGTTATATGCTTATTGATAGGTATACCACTGTTTACGATGGAAATAACACTTGGAAGATTGGCTCAAGCAAGTCCTGTAGTGGGGATGAGGAAACTCACGAAAAAAGGAAGTCCATGGGTATCATTTGGATGGTTTGGTGTAATAGCAGCATTTTTCATACTTACCTACTATATCCAAATAATGGGTTGGTTAGCAGCATATGTTGTTAAGATGATAACGGGAGCTTTGTCCGGACTACCGGCCGGTGGTTACGAACAGGCATTTACCGACTTTACTACGAATCCTATGCAGCTTGGGATTTTTACAATTATTTGTACTCTTATCATAGGTTTTATATCAGCCAGAGGTATTAAAGAAGGTATAGAAAAAGCTTGTAATATACTTATGCCCGCATTATTTATAATGCTATTAATACTGGTTGTAAGGTCGATAACTCTTCCCGGCGCAATGGAAGGTGTTAAATGGTATATGAATTTAGATTTTTCTAAAATAACGGGACAAACTTTCCTTTTAGCACTTGGTCAGGCATTTTTCTCCATTGGAATTGCCAGTGGAGGAGGTTTTATATACGGATCTTATCTCGAAAGAGATACCAATATACCCGGGGATGCCCTATTGGTAGTTGCAGCGGATACCTCAGCTGCAATATTGGCGGGATTTGTAATGTTTCCTGCAATATTTGCACTTGGTCTTGAACCGGGACAAGGAAGTAAACTTTTGTTTGTAACCATGTCAAATCTATTTGACAAACTTCCGGGAGGAGTATTCTTCGGTACAATATTCTTCCTACTGGTATTCTTTGCAGCATTATTATCTGCAATCGGTTACTTTGAGCCAATACTTACTACCATAGTGGATATATTCGGTATTGAGCGAAAAAAAGCTACATGGGTTGGACTAGCAGCAATATTTGTAGTTGGATTCCCAACTATAATGGCTCATGGACCATGGGCGAATATAACCATACTTGGTAAAAACTTTTTCGACTTCGCCGATTTTCTATCGGGTAATATATTGATGCCGCTTGGAGCAATCGTACTGTCACTGTATACTGCTTTTATCTGGAAATTCAACAGATTTAAAGAAGATGCCAATGTTGGAGCAGGATCGTATAGAGTTATGGCATGGTGGAAACCTCTAGTAATGTTTTTAATCCCGATTGTTTTGATAATTATATTTGTTAGGGGAGTATTCTTTTAA
- a CDS encoding PadR family transcriptional regulator: MKMVIESPLTETVFLILLSMTEPNHGYGVMQYVEEATEGRVVFGPGTLYGAINTLAKKGWIKRVDEVDRRKEYQITEKGMANLQFEIKRMQDVLRIAKHKGVIVNEKI, encoded by the coding sequence ATGAAAATGGTTATAGAATCCCCTTTAACAGAAACGGTATTTCTCATACTCCTTTCAATGACGGAACCCAATCATGGATATGGAGTAATGCAGTATGTTGAAGAGGCGACTGAAGGAAGAGTTGTATTTGGTCCGGGGACACTATATGGTGCGATTAATACACTGGCTAAAAAGGGCTGGATTAAACGCGTTGATGAAGTGGATAGAAGGAAAGAATATCAGATCACCGAAAAGGGCATGGCAAATTTACAATTTGAGATCAAAAGAATGCAGGATGTATTGAGGATAGCTAAGCATAAAGGGGTGATTGTAAATGAAAAAATTTAG
- a CDS encoding DUF2812 domain-containing protein, translating to MKKFRIFFNPIESREKWLNRMGDKGYKLNSISGMGTVYEFVETDCKYEYKAQYIGYMSNDERLEYESFLKDANYDFWNLQINLGQVSIGRVKFRPYARGTGRFATSSGMINREILIVEKLAADGEFKLFTDVESSISDLKMRRRTYIYLLSMIIFFAAFGMFFNNQKPIFKWTWKSYEGIYSPIMISMIILLAAIYAIYFIVMLSYEIKNLKESPYQ from the coding sequence ATGAAAAAATTTAGAATATTTTTTAATCCTATTGAATCTAGAGAGAAATGGCTAAATAGAATGGGAGATAAAGGCTACAAACTCAATTCAATTTCAGGAATGGGAACGGTGTACGAATTTGTTGAAACAGATTGTAAATACGAGTATAAAGCACAGTATATAGGGTATATGTCAAATGATGAGAGGCTAGAGTATGAATCATTTCTAAAGGATGCTAATTACGATTTTTGGAATCTACAGATAAACTTAGGACAAGTATCCATAGGTAGAGTAAAGTTTAGGCCATATGCAAGGGGAACCGGTAGATTTGCTACCTCATCAGGCATGATAAATAGAGAAATCTTAATTGTGGAAAAATTGGCTGCTGATGGAGAGTTTAAGTTATTTACCGATGTTGAAAGTAGTATATCCGATCTTAAGATGAGAAGAAGAACCTATATATATTTATTATCAATGATTATATTTTTTGCAGCATTTGGTATGTTTTTTAATAATCAAAAACCAATATTTAAGTGGACCTGGAAGTCTTATGAAGGAATATATTCTCCAATCATGATTTCAATGATTATCCTTCTAGCTGCAATTTATGCTATATATTTTATAGTAATGCTCAGTTATGAGATAAAGAACTTAAAAGAAAGTCCATATCAGTAA
- a CDS encoding DNA alkylation repair protein: protein MKNLDEIRKKLFELAEPGYRDFTKNLIPNLDESLIIGVRVPLTRKLAINISKENPGLAEEYLNVLPHKYYEENNLHGFLIELIDDVDLAIRKTDEFLPYVDNWSTCDIFSPKIFKKHKGIIYDKALEWVNSGDTYVVRYGIGMLMTHFLDEEFKPEAIEIVSKIRSEEYYINMMIAWYFATALAKNYDETISYLNRRVLMPWTHNKAIQKAIESRRVPIRLKGELRKLKIKNR, encoded by the coding sequence ATGAAAAATTTGGATGAGATTAGAAAGAAACTTTTTGAACTTGCTGAACCGGGTTATAGAGACTTTACAAAAAATCTGATACCCAATTTAGATGAAAGTTTAATAATTGGAGTTAGAGTTCCTCTTACCAGAAAATTGGCCATCAATATAAGCAAAGAGAATCCGGGCTTGGCAGAAGAATATTTAAATGTGCTTCCACATAAATATTATGAGGAGAATAATTTACATGGCTTTTTAATAGAACTTATCGACGATGTTGATTTAGCTATAAGAAAAACGGATGAATTTTTACCCTATGTTGATAATTGGTCAACATGCGATATATTTTCACCCAAAATATTTAAGAAACATAAAGGGATCATCTATGATAAAGCTTTGGAGTGGGTAAATTCAGGCGATACTTACGTGGTAAGATATGGTATAGGTATGCTAATGACTCATTTTTTAGATGAAGAGTTCAAACCTGAAGCCATAGAGATAGTCTCCAAAATCAGATCGGAAGAGTACTATATCAATATGATGATTGCTTGGTATTTTGCAACTGCTCTTGCAAAAAACTATGATGAAACCATTTCTTATCTTAACAGAAGAGTCTTAATGCCTTGGACGCATAATAAAGCAATTCAAAAAGCGATAGAAAGCAGACGAGTTCCCATAAGATTAAAAGGCGAGTTAAGAAAACTAAAAATAAAAAATAGATAA
- a CDS encoding ferritin-like domain-containing protein: MASDYHEDINLLSEEDKNFVRALNSLKEEIEAVDWYHQRVAASNDEELKEIMKHNAIEEMEHAAMTLEWLRRNMYGWDEQLKTYLFTEENILEVEEQGESAEESQSSEDLGIGEL; the protein is encoded by the coding sequence ATGGCATCAGACTATCATGAGGATATTAACTTACTAAGCGAAGAAGACAAAAACTTTGTTAGAGCTCTTAATTCATTGAAGGAAGAGATAGAAGCGGTCGATTGGTATCATCAAAGAGTTGCAGCTTCTAATGACGAAGAACTAAAAGAAATTATGAAGCATAATGCTATTGAAGAGATGGAACATGCTGCTATGACCTTAGAATGGCTCAGGAGAAATATGTACGGTTGGGATGAGCAACTAAAGACTTATTTATTTACCGAGGAGAATATTTTAGAAGTAGAAGAGCAGGGAGAATCAGCAGAAGAAAGTCAAAGCTCTGAGGATTTGGGAATCGGAGAGCTGTAA